One part of the Candidatus Bathyarchaeota archaeon genome encodes these proteins:
- a CDS encoding restriction endonuclease, which translates to MNLLKKRVDEKSLRKFSPPAFEEWVISKFNGKLGDPSTGINGFTEGGQPILIVQSDNVSLAEVQEFARALASGKAEKGIIVAFNFDTDTLEGRMEAMDKGIELQTMRISELLNKRFDARIKTMASEQVAFAAASPAMYKAPDEKVLEPQPQTRAFVKLPEPPHNTAPQNLGAKPRVFISNSNSKVADQVKRMLDFIHYDYVMGDKEETAVPLSESKFSIMKECDCAIVTIAAAEQERRYSGLYLLNSNVVSEINAAYLKYNTQVILLVEKKVELPPNLQGLKRIEYNSDDLSFNAAMDLEKELAGFRKI; encoded by the coding sequence ATGAATCTCCTAAAGAAGCGGGTTGACGAGAAAAGCCTCAGGAAATTTTCACCCCCTGCCTTCGAAGAGTGGGTTATTAGCAAATTCAACGGGAAACTAGGCGACCCCTCGACGGGTATAAACGGGTTCACGGAGGGCGGCCAGCCAATTTTGATTGTACAGTCCGACAATGTCAGCCTAGCTGAAGTTCAAGAATTCGCCCGGGCGCTGGCAAGTGGCAAAGCTGAAAAAGGCATCATTGTTGCCTTCAATTTTGATACTGACACGCTGGAAGGCCGAATGGAGGCTATGGATAAGGGAATTGAGCTTCAGACGATGCGGATAAGTGAACTGTTGAATAAACGCTTTGACGCCCGAATAAAAACCATGGCCAGCGAGCAAGTTGCCTTTGCAGCGGCTTCCCCCGCCATGTATAAGGCGCCCGATGAAAAGGTATTAGAGCCGCAGCCGCAAACCCGCGCCTTCGTAAAGCTGCCTGAGCCGCCCCACAACACTGCGCCTCAGAACTTGGGGGCTAAACCACGGGTCTTCATATCTAACAGCAACAGTAAGGTCGCTGACCAAGTGAAGAGGATGCTGGATTTCATCCACTACGACTACGTCATGGGCGACAAAGAAGAAACCGCTGTGCCGCTTTCCGAGAGCAAATTCAGCATAATGAAGGAATGTGACTGCGCCATAGTCACCATCGCAGCCGCTGAGCAGGAGAGACGCTACAGTGGACTCTATCTCCTTAACTCTAACGTCGTCTCCGAAATCAACGCGGCTTACCTGAAGTATAATACGCAGGTGATTTTGCTGGTTGAAAAAAAAGTCGAGTTGCCGCCTAATCTTCAGGGACTCAAAAGAATCGAGTATAACAGCGACGATTTATCCTTCAACGCAGCGATGGACCTCGAAAAAGAGCTGGCTGGCTTTAGAAAAATATAG
- a CDS encoding chloramphenicol acetyltransferase produces the protein MKTKIDLDSWPRRDYYRYFGSFDDPFFGVVVNVDCTRAYERCKKQDWSFFVYYLYASIRAINQVENFRLRIIDGEVWLFDKVHASSTVGRKDGTFGFALFDYTEDFMQFRATAEQRIAQVQEYPGLRVDPDAKRVDVVHYTALPWFSFSGFKHEKSIRCQESIPKIAFGKYFESNGRKLLPISINANHGLLDAYHIGKYLELFQEGLDA, from the coding sequence ATGAAAACCAAAATTGACCTCGACAGCTGGCCCAGACGCGACTATTACCGCTACTTCGGCAGCTTCGATGACCCCTTCTTCGGCGTCGTAGTGAACGTTGACTGCACCCGCGCATACGAACGCTGCAAAAAACAGGATTGGTCCTTTTTTGTCTACTACCTATACGCTTCGATCAGGGCGATTAATCAGGTGGAGAATTTCCGCCTCCGCATCATCGACGGTGAAGTGTGGCTTTTCGATAAGGTGCATGCCAGCAGCACGGTTGGGCGCAAAGACGGAACATTCGGGTTTGCCCTCTTTGACTACACAGAGGACTTTATGCAGTTCAGAGCCACTGCCGAGCAAAGAATCGCGCAGGTTCAAGAGTACCCGGGCTTACGTGTTGACCCAGATGCTAAACGAGTAGATGTTGTCCATTACACTGCGCTTCCATGGTTTAGCTTCAGCGGCTTTAAACATGAGAAAAGCATACGCTGCCAGGAGAGCATCCCCAAGATTGCCTTCGGAAAATACTTTGAGTCAAACGGGCGCAAGCTGCTGCCGATTTCGATTAACGCAAACCATGGTTTACTCGACGCATACCACATTGGCAAGTATCTTGAGCTTTTCCAGGAAGGACTCGACGCTTAG